The window CAGGCCCCGACCGACCGCGTACACCGGTTTCGGCGCGAGGTTCTCGGCGGCCATGAACGCGACCGGGAGGCTGATCGCCACGCCGATCACGGTGGCGATCACGGACATGGCGATGCTCTCGACCATCCCCTCGATGAGGAGGTCCCGCTTCCGGGGCGTCCACTCGGGCGGGAACATGCTGGTGAGGAGGCCGGCGGCCTGGTCGGCCCCCTGGAGCATCCGGTCGGGCGAGATACGCATGTTGTAGAAGCTCCAGAGGACGAAGGCGGTGATGACGAGGTAGACGCCGTACTTCACCCAGTCGTTGTAGAAGGCACTCGGACGCGACCACTCCCGAGGCGAGGTGTCTTTCGTGGCCATGTCAACCCCGTTTGATCTCCCCGTCGCGGACGACCTCCTCGGTCCCGTCAGTCTCGTCGGGCCGCCCGACGACCGGATCGCCCTCCTCGTCCGGCGGTGCGCCGCGGTAGATCTGTGACTGGGCCGCCTCGTCGAGTTCCTCCGGTGGTCCCTCGAACACCTTCTCGCCGTCGCGCAGGCCGACGATGCGGTCGGCGTACTCGATGGCGAGGTTCACCTCGTGGATGTTGATGAGCACCGGAATCTCGTCTTCGGCGGCGATCGTCGTCAGCAGGTCCATCACGGCGCGTGAGGTCTCCGGGTCGAGACTGGAGGTCGGTTCGTCCACGAGCAGAATCTTCGGGCGCTGGACGACCGCACGGGCGATGCCGACGCGCTGTCGCTGCCCGCCGGAGAGTTCGTCCGCCCGGTCGTTCTCGTGACCGGCGAGGCCGACCCGATCCAGCACCTCGTAGGCGCGTTCGACGTCGTCACCGGAGAACTTCCGCCGGAAGGCGTTCCACGTCGAGACGTAGCCGAGTCGCCCCGAGAGGACGTTCTCCATCACCGTGAGCCGTTCGACGAGGTTGAACTCCTGGAAGATCATCCCCATGTCGCGGCGGGCGTTCCGGAGGTCCTTCCCCGAGAGGCGCAGGATGTCGACCCCGTCGAGTTCGACCTGGCCGTCGGTCGGTTCGGTGAGCCGGTTGATACAGCTGATGAACGTACTCTTCCCCGCGCCACTCGGGCCGATGACGGCGACGGTCTCGTTGCCGCCGACGTCGAGCGAGACGCCGCGGAGCGCCTCCTCGCCGCCCGAGTAGGTCTTGCGGAGATCGGTTACTGACAACATGTGTGCGTCGTCGCGGTCTGGGTGGTGTCTGACACAGATGTACTCCGGTGAGAGTGATCACTCACCGATGTTGCCCGTCTCGTACTCGACCTCGAGCGACTCCTGGATCTGGAGGATGATGTCCCAGACCGTCGCGTAGTCGATCTCGACCCACGTCCCACGGCCCTCGAACTCCTCTGCGATGGCGGTGTCCGAGTAGTCGTAGTCGAGGAACGCCTTCTCGACGCCCTCGCGGATCTCGGGGGTGAGGGTGTTCCGGTAGGAGAACGCCGTCGTCGGGAAGGGTTCGGAGGCCCAGATGGCCTTGATCGCGCTGGGGTCGAGTTGGTCGTCGCGGGCGACCCGCGCGTAACACGTCGAACAGACCGGCGCGGCCGCGTAGTCGCCGTTCGCCACGCCGAGTGAACTCTGTTGGTGACCGCCGGAGTAGGTCACCTCGTAGTCCTCGCCGGGGACGATGCCCTGGTTGGCGAACAGCGCCCGGGGAGCGAGGTTGCCGGAGTTCGAGGAGGGGTCGGCGTGTGCGATCGTCTTTCCCGCGAGGTCGTCGAGTTCGGTCACCTCGCCGTTGTCGAGTTGGGTGATGAGCCACAGGCGATAGCCGAACGAGCCACCGCCGCCCTGGCCGCCCTCGATCTGGATCGAGAACGGGACCGCGTTGGCGATGTTGACCGCGAAGGGGACCGTCCCGGTCGAGAAGCCGGCGACGTGGAGTCGCTCGGAGCGCATCGCCTCGACCTGTGCGGCGTAGGAGTCGAGCGAGATGTACTCGACGGCCTTGCCGGTCTCTGACTCGATGTTGTTCAGGAGCGGTTCGAGGGTGTTCTCGTAGACGGTCGGGTCTTCGGTCGGGACGAGCGAGAACTGGAGCGTGTCGGGGTCGATCATCTCGCTCTCGCTGTCCGGCGGTGACGCCACGGGCTGACCGTACCGTGGCTCGTCGCGCTGGTTCTCCTGCATCCGATTCAGGTCCGCCATCGTCCCCGTCTCGAAGCCGGCCTCCATCAGCGTGCTCGTGAGTTGCGGGAACTGTGGGTCCGCCGGGTCGAACTCCGGGAACTCCGAGGGGTCGGTGCCCGGCGCGTCCCCGCCGTCACCGCCACCACCGTCGCCACCGTCGCCGCTGGTCGTCGTCCCGCCGCCGCCACCGCTGGTCGTCGTCCCTGTCTGTCCACCGTCGCCGCCGGTACAGCCAGCCAGCCCCGCGAGTGTGGCCGCCGGGAGCGCTCGCAGGACCGTTCGCCTGTCAATATCTGTCATGCCTTTCGTTGGTGGTTGGTAACGATTCTTAATACTTCCGTCCGTAAGGGAGGGTTACATTATTACTTCGACACTATATGCCACTATATATAATCTGTAGTAATTTCGTGCTCCCGGTTCCGACTGGATACAACACACACCGGCGAGAACGATTTCGCCCGCACGCCCCGGGTCGGCCGCCGACCGGTGAGAGCGTGTCACGTCGAACGTTGGACGAACGAACGCGTGACCGGGTTATTTCCGTCACGAACAATAATTATAAATGGCTATGTCAGAACGGACTGACCGAGCGACCGGTGCAGAGACCGACGTATCGAAGACGGTTCGCCGACGAGCGTTCGTCGCCGGTGCT of the Salinirubrum litoreum genome contains:
- the phnC gene encoding phosphonate ABC transporter ATP-binding protein encodes the protein MLSVTDLRKTYSGGEEALRGVSLDVGGNETVAVIGPSGAGKSTFISCINRLTEPTDGQVELDGVDILRLSGKDLRNARRDMGMIFQEFNLVERLTVMENVLSGRLGYVSTWNAFRRKFSGDDVERAYEVLDRVGLAGHENDRADELSGGQRQRVGIARAVVQRPKILLVDEPTSSLDPETSRAVMDLLTTIAAEDEIPVLINIHEVNLAIEYADRIVGLRDGEKVFEGPPEELDEAAQSQIYRGAPPDEEGDPVVGRPDETDGTEEVVRDGEIKRG
- the phnD gene encoding phosphate/phosphite/phosphonate ABC transporter substrate-binding protein: MTDIDRRTVLRALPAATLAGLAGCTGGDGGQTGTTTSGGGGGTTTSGDGGDGGGGDGGDAPGTDPSEFPEFDPADPQFPQLTSTLMEAGFETGTMADLNRMQENQRDEPRYGQPVASPPDSESEMIDPDTLQFSLVPTEDPTVYENTLEPLLNNIESETGKAVEYISLDSYAAQVEAMRSERLHVAGFSTGTVPFAVNIANAVPFSIQIEGGQGGGGSFGYRLWLITQLDNGEVTELDDLAGKTIAHADPSSNSGNLAPRALFANQGIVPGEDYEVTYSGGHQQSSLGVANGDYAAAPVCSTCYARVARDDQLDPSAIKAIWASEPFPTTAFSYRNTLTPEIREGVEKAFLDYDYSDTAIAEEFEGRGTWVEIDYATVWDIILQIQESLEVEYETGNIGE